TGTAAAAAGCCGTGCACTGCCAAGAAGCCCATCTCACGCTCAAAGCTGTGGCCATATTCCTCGGCCTGCTCATGAGCCTTATCGATAGAGATGAAGAGTTCCCCAATATAGGCATCAAACTCAGACATCATCTCTGTCAATTCTGGATTTTCAAGTAAATCCTCTTCGTCAAAGGCAATTTCCAACTCTGGTTTATATTCAAGGCTGATAACATCTGTCGGACGGTCCGTGTCACGGTACTCCAGATTGAGTTCATGACTACGCTCATTGGTCACAAAGGTGACTGCCATCTCCTTGTCTTCTTTGCCTAATTTTTGGGCTGCAAATTCCAAAATTTCTTGGGTTTGTTGCAACATTTCTTTTGAAACTTGACCAGTTTCATCTACCATTTCAATATACATGTGCTTCTCGTTTCTC
Above is a genomic segment from Streptococcus sp. SN-1 containing:
- the ybeY gene encoding rRNA maturation RNase YbeY, with the protein product MYIEMVDETGQVSKEMLQQTQEILEFAAQKLGKEDKEMAVTFVTNERSHELNLEYRDTDRPTDVISLEYKPELEIAFDEEDLLENPELTEMMSEFDAYIGELFISIDKAHEQAEEYGHSFEREMGFLAVHGFLHINGYDHYTPEEEAEMFGLQEEILTAYGLTRQ